One stretch of Acidobacteriota bacterium DNA includes these proteins:
- a CDS encoding serine/threonine-protein kinase: MAQSYGKWQVVKSLAEGGQTHVFLVRDESAQHEGDFVLKRLKNEARLGRFKNEIEARQKLDHNRIPKVVDSDVESKKPYLVEEYVNGITLRKARDEFKDDPVRTLEYFIQICEVIRFAHSQKVIHRDIKPDNILYRKSDDTMHVTDFGICYILDQEGDERLTQLHEQVGPRGFTAPELEAGRGAEVTPACDVYSLGKLLYWLLTGNVVFREEHRGDRWELTKVHGAQMLRVHKLLDKMLVKEADARSSALGPLIKQAQRAISLMARNVNPISGDAPQLCMYCGIGHLEWGASWYPDKEKSTGGAYRDVKAEFDEFGIELPPNEERIWHVGLCNYCGNVQLFIRNANNRVWEERTHPEPEY, translated from the coding sequence ATGGCTCAGTCCTATGGAAAATGGCAAGTCGTAAAGAGTCTGGCCGAAGGCGGGCAGACACACGTCTTCCTCGTGCGTGATGAAAGCGCGCAGCACGAAGGTGATTTCGTTCTGAAAAGGCTGAAAAACGAGGCACGGCTTGGCCGGTTCAAGAACGAGATTGAGGCACGCCAGAAACTAGACCACAACCGTATACCTAAGGTTGTTGACAGCGATGTCGAGTCGAAAAAGCCATACCTTGTCGAGGAGTATGTTAACGGTATTACGCTCCGAAAGGCAAGGGACGAATTCAAAGATGATCCCGTGAGGACGCTGGAATACTTCATCCAGATCTGCGAGGTCATACGTTTCGCGCACAGTCAGAAGGTCATCCACAGGGACATCAAACCTGATAATATCCTCTACCGCAAGAGCGACGATACGATGCACGTGACGGACTTCGGCATTTGTTACATATTGGATCAGGAAGGGGATGAACGCCTAACGCAGTTGCACGAACAGGTAGGCCCTCGTGGTTTCACAGCGCCAGAACTCGAAGCGGGACGGGGCGCAGAAGTCACGCCCGCCTGTGACGTTTATAGCCTGGGTAAGCTTCTATATTGGTTGCTGACCGGGAACGTCGTATTTAGGGAAGAACACCGGGGAGATCGGTGGGAGCTGACAAAGGTCCATGGTGCCCAAATGCTGAGAGTGCACAAGTTGCTGGACAAGATGCTGGTCAAAGAGGCGGACGCGCGATCTTCCGCGTTAGGCCCGCTGATAAAGCAGGCCCAGCGGGCTATAAGCCTGATGGCTCGGAACGTGAATCCGATCTCGGGTGATGCACCTCAGTTGTGTATGTATTGTGGCATCGGTCATCTTGAGTGGGGTGCGAGTTGGTACCCCGACAAGGAGAAGAGCACAGGCGGAGCTTATAGAGATGTCAAAGCTGAGTTTGACGAGTTTGGCATTGAGTTGCCCCCGAATGAAGAACGGATATGGCATGTGGGCCTATGCAACTACTGCGGAAACGTTCAACTGTTTATTCGCAACGCGAACAACCGCGTTTGGGAAGAGCGGACCCATCCTGAGCCTGAGTATTAG
- a CDS encoding peptide deformylase gives MPPREILQLGNPVLWETCQKVEDVSSHDTRSLIGDLKDTLAAFRKANGFGRGIAAPQIGKLHRVIYVNMQSGGFEGALINPVIVRQDDRRIELWDGCFSFPELLVRVSRAARIDVEYVDEQGQKQTVAAEDDLSELLQHEIDHLDGILAVQRAVSPTAFMTRKEWERAGRPR, from the coding sequence ATGCCCCCGCGTGAAATACTACAACTCGGGAATCCGGTGCTGTGGGAAACGTGCCAAAAGGTTGAGGACGTCTCCTCGCACGATACACGCTCGCTCATTGGCGACCTGAAGGATACCCTCGCGGCCTTCAGAAAAGCCAACGGCTTCGGACGCGGGATAGCCGCACCGCAAATCGGGAAACTCCACAGAGTCATATACGTAAACATGCAGTCCGGCGGGTTCGAGGGTGCGCTCATCAACCCGGTAATCGTCCGGCAGGACGACCGGCGCATAGAACTTTGGGACGGCTGTTTCAGCTTCCCGGAGCTTCTGGTGCGGGTCTCGCGGGCGGCCCGGATAGACGTTGAATACGTCGATGAGCAGGGACAAAAACAAACCGTCGCGGCCGAGGACGACCTGTCGGAATTGCTTCAACACGAAATCGATCATCTGGACGGCATCCTGGCCGTGCAACGGGCCGTCTCGCCGACGGCTTTCATGACAAGGAAAGAATGGGAGCGGGCCGGAAGGCCGCGCTGA
- a CDS encoding cupin domain-containing protein produces MPFVNLKDCKEKEPIPGYRGRFIHCESMTIGYWDIDEGAVAPEHTHPHEQVVNVIEGRLELTVDGQAQVLEPGLAAVVPGNVPHSAKALSRCRTIEAFCPVREDLR; encoded by the coding sequence ATGCCGTTTGTCAACCTGAAAGACTGCAAAGAAAAAGAACCCATCCCCGGCTATCGTGGCCGGTTCATTCATTGCGAGAGCATGACCATAGGGTACTGGGACATCGACGAGGGAGCGGTGGCGCCGGAACACACCCATCCCCACGAACAGGTGGTCAACGTTATCGAGGGCCGGCTCGAGTTGACGGTCGATGGTCAGGCGCAAGTGCTGGAACCTGGCCTGGCGGCCGTTGTGCCCGGCAATGTGCCCCATTCTGCAAAGGCTCTCAGCCGCTGCCGGACTATCGAAGCGTTCTGTCCCGTAAGGGAAGACCTTCGCTGA
- a CDS encoding VCBS repeat-containing protein, whose protein sequence is MKNVLRSGCILALWMMVGMALVIPDALAVEPWFGARTDYVVGNGPISVVAIDLDGDGDNDLAVADDRVCILKNNGDGTFQAAVNYVAGDEPTSVVAIDLDGDGDNDLAVANYGTDAVSILKNKGDGTFQTAVEYGTGDYPTCVFSIDLDGDGDNDLVTANTNSDNVSVLENNGDGTFAAPVNYGALDGPWSVTSADLDGDDDNDLVVCNSHSGYVSILKNNGYGTFAAPVNYYGIEQPSSAVAIDLDGDGDKDLAAGDYDLPRYESVLILKNNGDGTFAAAVNYGAGDGPRSVFSIDLDRDGDNDLVAANYFDNNVSVLENNGDGTFAATVNYGVGVGPRSVSLADLDGDGDNDLAVANLDSDNVTILLNLYMELCCEGITGNVDGDPGEIIDIGDLTFLIRYLFIPPPVAPECMNEANIDGDEAGIVDIGDLTGLIDYLFISQTPPADCPSGL, encoded by the coding sequence ATGAAAAACGTACTCAGATCAGGGTGTATCCTGGCGCTGTGGATGATGGTGGGAATGGCACTGGTCATACCAGATGCCCTGGCCGTTGAACCATGGTTCGGCGCAAGGACCGACTATGTTGTGGGAAATGGTCCCATCTCTGTCGTCGCGATTGATCTTGACGGAGATGGTGACAATGACCTGGCGGTAGCTGACGACCGTGTCTGCATTCTGAAGAATAACGGTGACGGGACATTTCAAGCCGCGGTCAACTATGTCGCAGGAGATGAGCCGACCTCTGTCGTCGCGATCGATCTTGACGGGGATGGTGACAATGACCTGGCGGTAGCCAACTATGGCACTGACGCTGTCTCCATTCTGAAGAATAAGGGTGACGGGACCTTTCAAACCGCGGTCGAATATGGCACGGGAGATTACCCAACCTGTGTCTTCTCGATTGATCTTGACGGTGATGGTGACAATGACCTGGTGACAGCTAACACAAACTCTGACAACGTCTCCGTTCTGGAGAATAACGGTGACGGGACGTTTGCGGCCCCGGTCAACTATGGCGCACTTGATGGTCCGTGGTCTGTCACCTCGGCTGATCTTGACGGAGATGATGACAATGACCTGGTGGTATGCAATAGCCACTCCGGCTATGTTTCCATTCTGAAGAATAACGGTTACGGGACCTTTGCGGCTCCGGTCAACTATTACGGAATAGAACAGCCGAGTTCTGCCGTCGCGATTGATCTTGACGGGGATGGTGACAAGGACCTGGCGGCGGGTGATTATGACCTTCCTCGGTATGAGAGTGTCTTGATTCTCAAGAATAACGGTGACGGGACCTTTGCGGCCGCGGTCAACTATGGCGCAGGAGATGGTCCGCGCTCTGTCTTCTCGATCGATCTTGATCGTGATGGTGACAATGACCTGGTGGCAGCTAACTACTTCGATAACAACGTCTCCGTTCTGGAGAATAACGGTGACGGGACCTTTGCGGCCACGGTCAACTATGGCGTAGGAGTTGGTCCGCGCTCCGTCTCCTTGGCTGATCTTGACGGTGATGGTGACAATGACCTGGCGGTGGCTAACTTGGACTCTGATAATGTTACCATTCTACTCAACCTGTACATGGAACTCTGTTGCGAGGGTATCACCGGCAACGTGGATGGCGATCCGGGTGAGATCATCGACATCGGTGACCTGACATTCCTGATCCGGTACCTTTTCATTCCTCCCCCCGTTGCACCGGAGTGCATGAATGAGGCGAACATCGATGGAGACGAAGCTGGCATAGTCGATATAGGCGACCTGACGGGGTTGATCGACTACCTGTTTATCAGCCAAACGCCCCCGGCGGACTGCCCGTCGGGCCTGTAG
- a CDS encoding FG-GAP-like repeat-containing protein gives MKNALRSACILALWLAVGMTLVAPDALADEPLFAERIDYGAGNGPCSVFSIDLDGDGDNDLAVANALSNNVSILKNNSDGTFETPVNYGVGTRPISVFSIDLDGDGDNDLATANFDSDNVSILRNNGDGTFQTAVAYGAGEDPASVFSIDLDGDGDNDLAVANALSDNVSILKNNGDGTFQTAVNYWAAGVRPTSVFSIDLDGDGDNDLATANSYSNGVSILKNNGDGTFQSAVAYDAGVWPQSVFSIDLDGDGDNDLATANFYSDDISILKNNGDGTFGWPVNYAVGTRPSSVFSIDLDGDGDNDLAVTNFEADNVSVLRNNGDGTFETAVNYGAGDGPSTVFAIDLDGDGDNDLAVANWSSDNVSILFNLLMSCCKGITGNVDCDPGDIVDIGDLTFLIRYLFIPPPTPPPCMEEANIDGDEAGVVDIGDLTSLIDYLFISQTPPADCP, from the coding sequence ATGAAAAACGCACTTAGATCAGCGTGTATCCTGGCGCTGTGGCTGGCGGTGGGAATGACACTGGTCGCACCTGATGCCCTGGCCGATGAACCATTGTTCGCCGAAAGGATCGATTATGGCGCAGGAAATGGTCCGTGCTCTGTCTTCTCGATTGATCTTGACGGTGATGGTGACAATGACCTGGCGGTAGCTAATGCCCTCTCTAACAATGTTTCCATTTTGAAGAATAACAGTGACGGGACCTTTGAAACGCCGGTCAACTATGGTGTAGGAACCCGGCCAATTTCCGTCTTCTCGATTGATCTTGACGGTGATGGTGACAATGACCTGGCGACAGCCAACTTTGACTCTGACAATGTCTCCATTCTGAGGAATAACGGTGACGGGACCTTTCAAACCGCGGTTGCCTATGGCGCCGGAGAGGATCCGGCCTCAGTCTTCTCGATTGATCTTGACGGTGATGGTGACAATGACCTGGCGGTAGCTAATGCCCTCTCTGACAATGTTTCCATTTTGAAGAATAACGGTGACGGGACCTTTCAAACGGCGGTCAACTATTGGGCAGCAGGAGTCCGGCCAACCTCCGTCTTCTCGATTGATCTTGACGGGGATGGTGACAATGACCTGGCGACAGCTAATAGTTACTCTAACGGTGTTTCCATTCTGAAGAATAACGGTGACGGGACCTTCCAAAGCGCGGTCGCCTATGACGCAGGAGTTTGGCCGCAATCTGTGTTCTCGATTGATCTTGACGGTGATGGTGACAATGACCTGGCGACAGCTAACTTCTACTCTGACGATATCTCCATTCTGAAGAATAACGGTGACGGGACCTTTGGGTGGCCGGTCAACTATGCCGTAGGGACTCGGCCATCCTCTGTTTTCTCGATTGATCTTGACGGTGATGGTGATAATGACTTGGCCGTAACGAACTTTGAGGCTGACAATGTGTCGGTTCTCAGAAATAACGGTGATGGGACGTTTGAAACCGCGGTCAACTATGGCGCAGGAGATGGTCCGTCTACTGTTTTTGCGATTGATCTTGACGGTGATGGCGACAATGACCTGGCGGTAGCTAACTGGTCGTCTGACAATGTTTCTATTCTCTTCAACCTGCTGATGTCCTGCTGCAAGGGTATCACCGGCAACGTGGACTGTGATCCGGGTGACATTGTGGATATCGGTGACCTGACATTCCTGATCCGGTACCTTTTCATTCCTCCTCCGACTCCGCCGCCCTGTATGGAAGAGGCAAATATCGACGGTGATGAAGCCGGGGTTGTCGATATAGGTGACCTGACGTCGCTTATCGATTACCTGTTTATCAGCCAAACGCCCCCGGCGGACTGTCCGTAG
- a CDS encoding asparaginase, with product MAGEIAARVYRGEAVEAVHRVSVAVVDAAGKLTHTLGDPDHVTMARSAIKPFQALPLILTGAADHFGFSAEQLSIMCGSHNGTDEHRALVVSILERIGCTSDDLQCGAHLPIFMRVNELYPSDGEDRDPARNNCSGKHAGFLALAKFLKDDIKDYLNPECKSQEMVREMVGRMTGMRPGMITVSVDGCSAPNFSVTPYHLALGFRRLACGQGDEPEVSRALVRVKAAMSEHPRMYSGEKRFDYDLMRSFPGNVVCKVGAEALEGIGFSDPPVGIAVKVHDGNTRALWPICVEVLRQLGLVAKAEEFPYLVSYVRPEVLNARRIVTGHVETGFQLRKV from the coding sequence ATGGCGGGCGAAATAGCGGCCCGGGTTTACCGGGGAGAGGCGGTCGAGGCGGTTCACCGCGTTTCGGTGGCGGTGGTCGATGCCGCCGGAAAGCTGACGCATACTCTGGGTGATCCGGACCACGTCACCATGGCCCGTTCGGCGATCAAGCCGTTCCAGGCCCTGCCGCTCATTCTCACCGGTGCGGCCGACCATTTTGGTTTTTCCGCGGAACAACTCTCGATCATGTGCGGCTCGCACAACGGCACCGATGAACACCGGGCGCTGGTTGTTTCGATTCTGGAGCGCATCGGGTGCACGTCCGATGATCTCCAGTGCGGGGCGCACCTGCCGATCTTCATGCGCGTCAATGAACTGTATCCCTCTGACGGCGAAGATCGCGATCCGGCCAGAAATAACTGCTCCGGCAAACACGCCGGTTTCCTGGCGCTGGCGAAATTTCTCAAGGATGACATAAAGGACTACCTCAACCCGGAATGCAAATCGCAGGAGATGGTACGGGAGATGGTCGGGCGGATGACCGGAATGCGGCCCGGTATGATAACGGTATCGGTGGACGGGTGCAGCGCCCCCAATTTTTCTGTCACGCCGTACCATCTGGCCCTGGGTTTCAGGAGGCTGGCGTGCGGGCAGGGGGATGAGCCGGAAGTAAGCCGCGCCCTGGTACGCGTCAAGGCCGCCATGTCCGAACACCCCCGCATGTACTCCGGGGAAAAGCGTTTCGACTACGACCTCATGCGTTCGTTCCCCGGCAACGTGGTCTGTAAGGTCGGTGCTGAAGCGCTCGAGGGGATCGGCTTTTCCGATCCGCCCGTCGGTATCGCCGTCAAGGTCCACGACGGCAACACCCGGGCCCTCTGGCCGATCTGCGTCGAGGTGCTCCGGCAACTGGGGCTGGTTGCCAAAGCCGAGGAATTTCCGTATCTTGTGAGTTACGTCCGGCCGGAGGTTCTCAATGCCAGGAGAATCGTCACCGGCCACGTTGAGACAGGTTTCCAGTTGAGAAAAGTGTGA
- a CDS encoding tryptophanase yields MKHYRQPAEPYRIKSVEPIRLLSRHEREKRIIDGKYNLFNIDAEDIYIDLLTDSGTPAMSNQQWAAVMMGDESYAGARSYRRFEKAVQEICGKKYVIPCHQGRVAENLMFSCVLQPGQYVLNNTHFDTTRANALHKQGIPVDLPCPESKSDEALPFKGNMDTGRLEAFIEKHGADRVAMVIMTVTNNSAGGQPVSMANIRQVSEICRRYGILYYYDSARYAENCYFIKRDEPGYGSKSIKEIAVEMFSLCDGVMMSAKKDGLANMGGFIALDDEDLYRRITELMILIEGYPTYGGLSGRDMEAVAVGIQEALDFDYLDFRVEQVAYLGRRIKDVGMPIIEPTGGHAVFIDAGRFLPHVPPGQFPGHGLAVEFYVEGGVRVVEIGSLMFGSTDPETGKPALAPRELVRMAVPRRVFTNSHVDYVAEIAERIASRKDSIRGYKILKQPKYLRHFTCELAPLTAMPVEVES; encoded by the coding sequence ATGAAGCATTACCGTCAGCCGGCCGAACCATACCGCATCAAGTCGGTCGAGCCTATAAGACTGCTGAGCCGCCACGAGCGGGAGAAACGTATCATAGACGGCAAGTACAACCTGTTCAATATAGATGCCGAAGACATCTACATAGATCTGCTCACCGATTCGGGCACGCCGGCCATGTCCAATCAGCAATGGGCCGCGGTCATGATGGGTGACGAATCATACGCCGGGGCAAGATCGTATCGCCGGTTCGAAAAAGCCGTACAGGAGATCTGCGGCAAGAAGTACGTGATTCCCTGCCACCAGGGCCGCGTCGCCGAAAACCTCATGTTCAGCTGCGTTCTCCAGCCGGGACAGTATGTTCTTAACAACACGCATTTCGACACCACCCGCGCCAACGCGCTGCACAAACAGGGCATTCCGGTCGATCTGCCCTGCCCGGAATCGAAATCCGATGAAGCGCTGCCGTTCAAGGGTAACATGGACACCGGGCGGCTCGAGGCCTTCATCGAGAAGCACGGCGCCGACAGGGTGGCTATGGTCATTATGACCGTAACCAATAACTCGGCGGGCGGGCAGCCCGTTTCCATGGCCAATATCCGCCAGGTCTCCGAGATATGCCGCCGGTACGGTATCCTTTATTACTACGACAGTGCCCGGTACGCTGAGAACTGTTACTTCATCAAGCGCGACGAACCGGGATACGGCAGCAAGTCCATAAAGGAAATTGCCGTGGAGATGTTCAGCCTCTGCGACGGGGTGATGATGTCGGCCAAAAAGGACGGGCTGGCCAACATGGGTGGTTTCATCGCGCTTGACGACGAGGACCTGTACCGCCGCATCACCGAGTTGATGATTCTGATTGAAGGCTACCCTACCTACGGCGGACTTTCCGGGCGTGACATGGAGGCGGTGGCAGTCGGCATTCAGGAGGCCCTGGACTTCGACTATCTCGATTTCCGCGTGGAGCAGGTAGCGTACCTCGGCCGGAGGATCAAGGACGTCGGTATGCCGATCATAGAGCCGACGGGCGGGCACGCTGTCTTTATCGACGCCGGTCGATTTCTTCCGCACGTGCCACCGGGGCAGTTTCCGGGCCATGGGCTGGCCGTGGAGTTCTATGTCGAGGGCGGCGTTCGTGTGGTGGAAATCGGCTCCCTGATGTTCGGCTCTACGGATCCCGAAACCGGCAAGCCGGCCCTGGCTCCGCGAGAGCTGGTGCGGATGGCCGTCCCCCGGCGCGTTTTCACCAACTCGCACGTCGATTACGTCGCCGAGATCGCTGAGAGAATTGCCTCAAGAAAGGACTCCATACGCGGATACAAAATCCTCAAGCAGCCCAAGTACCTCCGGCACTTCACCTGCGAACTGGCGCCGCTGACCGCAATGCCTGTCGAGGTTGAATCATAG
- the porU gene encoding type IX secretion system sortase PorU → MQVLASSDSEFHFRLTADSTLANLPYEADKDGRQLVFRSILLGLPPGAEATLIAAYGREAVSVARQRRSTLADNAGTAPLVEISPPFAVRGRRLVNVRVNPLIGNEVYQAVEVRVGFTGGAGAGREAESPDPLFDRIFRTSLANYDQARFWSHKTRPVATSAQAVENDLLKTDAWYKVIVTGTGLHKITGSQMAAAGVLLAGIDPDSIRLFNAGGLRLHEDNDSARPSFQEMAVIVDDGGDADFDLSDYVLFFGESVNRWVYRPDQAPVYMNHPYATENVYWLAFSGDFLAAPLRMQETSVAPVGSTDTTITSFLRPARAEQDNMISKDPDGHIKDYFTWYWTDTTGLTFWVPAPGAIDGELASVTLVGKTNVGTGDAAYMDLSVNGQAAGGKVCNNIRCQFETSQIHDGANRFDVTLGPQSLKVPPYFDYAELQYHSRLRPDGDRLDVAVGSYAGRAGLEIDDEFSSVPLILDVSDPLRPRILSGYEQSGGQITFEVDLDAAGPNRFFCAPVQLAAQPAAVAPASVADMRDTTQQADLIIITIPGLAPYLDEYIAYRRAQGYTIRVSFVDDIMDNYAYGLYDPTAVRDYLKFAYEHYPPPAPWAVLLVGDGSYDFLDHMGTGMHNLVPPYIRRTDQACSDDAYVHFGSPGILDSDSSYIIVPDRGLDMVTSRWPVRNGGAIRSIVRKIQAYEAKTGFGLWRNNITLVADDEKGATDAEVIHVQSSEFLDQNNIPAHIWRDKIYLWDYPLVNRQRPSVNDAIVDAFNRGTLIVNYVGHGNPDVWAHEHIFERIADLPRLTNADRLPLVYAASCAIGFFDDPQRESMGEALLSLDDGGGIAVIAATRLATAASNALLNQKVYDVLLTDTTLSISEALYVAKLDRQYPGPYQKPNDQKYVYLGDPCVRLALPKLDIEFTEVPDSLTALSRTRVRGRVVDGVGQAVPDDGTLLVNVIDSDRRRLFRLDESDTAGISYTVRGPSLFRGSATITGGTFDFEFITPLDVGYGGTGASITTYAILDTIDGLGQKDNIVIRDSVAVSQDSTGPGIAYSIAGRRNFVSGDVVSRDDVLQIRLTDPSGVNLADNLGHGITLEIDGRAENQRNLTDLFEYDRDSITTGMLEYPLASLDAGGHQFEIKAWDNANNVSVARFSAELASGFQLAINDLLNYPNPMNERTTFYFELTQPAERFSMEIFTLSGRRIWSVTHYGLAADNYPNGGISLVWNGRDVDGDRVATGVYIYKASARPQSGGEGVESFGKVVVVN, encoded by the coding sequence ATGCAGGTTCTTGCTTCTTCGGACTCCGAATTCCATTTCAGACTAACGGCTGATTCCACGCTGGCTAACCTGCCTTACGAAGCCGACAAGGACGGCCGGCAACTCGTATTTCGCTCCATCCTGCTCGGCCTTCCGCCCGGGGCCGAAGCCACGCTGATTGCGGCATACGGCCGTGAGGCGGTCTCCGTTGCCCGGCAAAGGCGGAGTACTCTTGCCGATAATGCCGGTACTGCGCCGCTGGTCGAAATCTCGCCGCCCTTTGCCGTTCGAGGGCGCCGACTTGTGAACGTGCGCGTCAACCCGCTAATCGGCAATGAGGTTTACCAGGCGGTAGAGGTCAGAGTCGGTTTTACGGGCGGGGCGGGTGCCGGCCGCGAGGCGGAATCGCCTGATCCGCTGTTTGACCGCATCTTCCGTACCAGCCTTGCCAACTACGATCAGGCCCGATTCTGGTCGCACAAAACGCGTCCGGTCGCCACTTCGGCGCAGGCCGTCGAGAACGACCTGTTGAAGACTGATGCCTGGTACAAGGTAATTGTGACCGGAACGGGGCTGCACAAAATCACCGGTTCTCAGATGGCTGCGGCGGGAGTCCTGTTGGCCGGGATCGATCCCGATTCAATCCGGCTTTTCAACGCGGGCGGGCTTCGGCTTCACGAAGACAACGATTCAGCGCGACCTTCATTCCAGGAGATGGCGGTCATTGTGGACGACGGTGGAGATGCAGATTTCGATCTTTCGGACTATGTCCTCTTTTTCGGGGAATCCGTGAATCGGTGGGTATACCGGCCGGATCAGGCGCCGGTGTACATGAACCATCCGTATGCGACGGAGAACGTCTACTGGCTGGCCTTCTCGGGCGATTTCCTCGCCGCACCGCTTCGCATGCAGGAGACGTCGGTCGCTCCCGTCGGTTCGACGGACACTACGATAACAAGCTTTCTGCGGCCTGCTCGGGCTGAGCAGGATAATATGATATCGAAGGACCCTGACGGGCATATCAAGGATTACTTTACCTGGTACTGGACCGATACCACCGGGCTGACGTTCTGGGTTCCGGCTCCCGGGGCGATCGACGGCGAACTTGCCTCGGTGACGCTTGTGGGCAAGACCAACGTCGGCACCGGTGACGCCGCCTATATGGACCTGAGCGTAAACGGCCAGGCGGCCGGCGGCAAGGTCTGCAATAACATTCGCTGTCAGTTCGAGACGTCTCAAATCCATGACGGGGCCAACAGGTTTGACGTGACGCTGGGCCCGCAGTCATTGAAAGTGCCGCCGTATTTCGATTACGCTGAATTGCAATATCACAGCCGGCTTCGCCCGGACGGGGACAGGCTGGACGTAGCGGTCGGGTCCTACGCCGGCCGGGCCGGGCTTGAAATCGATGACGAGTTTTCGTCGGTGCCGCTCATTCTTGACGTGTCCGACCCGCTGCGTCCGCGGATCTTGAGCGGATATGAGCAGTCTGGCGGCCAGATTACTTTCGAGGTCGACCTCGACGCCGCCGGCCCCAACCGCTTTTTCTGCGCTCCCGTGCAGCTTGCCGCCCAGCCCGCGGCGGTCGCCCCGGCGTCTGTCGCCGACATGCGCGATACGACCCAGCAGGCCGATCTGATCATAATCACGATACCCGGTCTGGCACCGTACCTTGATGAATATATCGCCTACCGCCGGGCTCAGGGTTACACTATCAGGGTCAGCTTTGTTGACGATATCATGGATAACTATGCTTACGGGCTGTATGATCCGACGGCTGTCCGTGACTACCTGAAATTTGCCTATGAACACTACCCCCCGCCTGCTCCCTGGGCCGTCCTGCTGGTGGGTGACGGCAGTTATGATTTTCTCGACCACATGGGTACGGGAATGCACAACTTAGTTCCCCCGTACATTCGCCGGACGGATCAGGCCTGCAGCGACGACGCGTACGTGCACTTCGGCAGCCCCGGTATTTTAGACTCGGACAGCAGTTACATCATCGTGCCGGACCGCGGGCTGGATATGGTGACGTCCCGCTGGCCGGTGCGAAACGGCGGTGCCATCCGGTCGATCGTACGAAAAATCCAGGCCTACGAGGCCAAAACGGGGTTCGGCCTCTGGCGAAACAACATTACCCTGGTAGCCGATGATGAGAAAGGGGCAACGGACGCTGAAGTAATCCACGTGCAGTCGTCCGAGTTTCTTGACCAGAACAATATTCCGGCGCATATCTGGCGCGACAAGATCTACCTGTGGGACTACCCGCTTGTGAACCGTCAGAGGCCGTCGGTGAACGACGCCATCGTTGATGCCTTCAACCGGGGCACGCTTATCGTCAACTATGTCGGGCACGGCAACCCGGACGTGTGGGCGCACGAGCACATCTTCGAGCGCATCGCCGATCTGCCCCGCCTGACCAACGCCGACCGCCTGCCGCTCGTCTACGCCGCTTCGTGCGCCATAGGCTTCTTTGACGATCCTCAGCGGGAAAGTATGGGGGAAGCGTTGCTGAGCCTGGACGACGGAGGAGGCATTGCCGTGATCGCCGCAACCCGCCTGGCTACTGCCGCCAGCAACGCCCTGCTCAACCAGAAGGTGTACGACGTGCTCCTGACCGATACGACGCTGTCAATATCTGAAGCCCTGTACGTGGCCAAACTGGACCGACAGTACCCCGGTCCGTACCAGAAACCGAACGATCAGAAGTACGTTTACCTGGGCGATCCCTGCGTCCGGCTGGCCCTGCCGAAGCTGGATATAGAGTTCACCGAAGTACCCGACAGCCTGACCGCCCTGTCGCGGACGCGGGTACGGGGACGGGTTGTGGACGGAGTCGGGCAGGCAGTGCCGGACGACGGCACGCTGCTGGTCAACGTGATCGACAGTGATCGCCGCAGGCTCTTCCGGCTGGACGAGAGTGACACCGCGGGAATTTCGTACACGGTCCGGGGACCCTCGCTATTTCGCGGGTCCGCCACCATCACCGGCGGGACGTTTGATTTCGAGTTTATCACGCCGCTTGATGTCGGCTACGGTGGAACGGGAGCCTCAATTACCACCTACGCCATTCTTGATACCATCGACGGCCTGGGGCAGAAAGACAACATTGTCATCCGAGATTCCGTGGCCGTCAGCCAGGACTCCACAGGGCCGGGAATCGCCTATTCTATTGCCGGCCGCAGGAATTTTGTAAGCGGTGACGTCGTCTCGAGGGATGACGTGCTGCAGATCAGGCTTACGGATCCCTCCGGCGTAAACCTGGCTGACAACCTTGGCCATGGAATCACTCTGGAGATCGACGGCCGGGCCGAAAACCAGAGGAATCTGACGGATTTGTTTGAATACGACCGGGATTCGATCACTACCGGCATGCTTGAGTATCCGCTGGCGTCGCTTGACGCCGGTGGCCACCAGTTTGAGATCAAGGCCTGGGATAACGCCAACAACGTGTCCGTGGCCCGGTTTTCCGCTGAGCTCGCCTCGGGATTCCAGCTGGCCATAAACGACCTGCTCAATTACCCGAACCCGATGAACGAGCGGACGACGTTTTACTTTGAATTAACCCAGCCGGCAGAGCGCTTTTCCATGGAGATTTTTACGCTGTCCGGCAGGAGAATCTGGTCGGTTACCCACTATGGTCTGGCTGCCGATAATTATCCTAATGGCGGAATTTCCCTCGTCTGGAACGGCCGCGACGTAGACGGCGACCGCGTGGCAACCGGCGTATACATCTATAAAGCCTCGGCGCGGCCGCAGTCCGGCGGTGAAGGGGTCGAATCTTTTGGCAAAGTAGTAGTCGTAAACTAA